Proteins from a genomic interval of Capsicum annuum cultivar UCD-10X-F1 chromosome 4, UCD10Xv1.1, whole genome shotgun sequence:
- the LOC107869381 gene encoding uncharacterized protein LOC107869381: MALPNFDALRDLHDSANDLLHSPMIKREIVHQGQEKWVHEVSETSLKMLEVCATTKDVLLLVKDHLHDLKSTFRRISFGDNNKFTVSFHCQRKKLKKEILKRLHSLKGMKRSKLASGSSKSSDDKNNLMVVVNVLREVKVATMSIVESLMSLVSMPSPNNKKSNKGCFFELKLMRENSFSSWEKCDAMTLQCVNKRLEAVEIAIEDILEGELECIIRRLIRTRDSLLNILTY, from the coding sequence ATGGCATTACCAAATTTTGATGCTCTAAGAGACTTGCACGACTCAGCCAACGATTTGCTTCACTCACCTATGATAAAACGAGAAATCGTGCACCAAGGACAGGAGAAATGGGTCCACGAAGTTTCAGAAACATCGTTAAAAATGCTCGAAGTTTGTGCCACCACGAAAGACGTTCTTTTGCTAGTCAAAGATCATCTCCACGACCTCAAGTCCACGTTCAGAAGAATCAGCTTTGGCGATAATAACAAATTCACTGTATCTTTCCACTGTCAGCGAAAGAAGTTGAAGAAAGAGATATTGAAGCGCTTGCATTCCTTAAAGGGAATGAAAAGATCGAAATTAGCATCGGGCTCGAGCAAAAGTTCAGAcgataaaaataatttgatggttGTTGTGAACGTCCTTAGGGAAGTGAAAGTAGCTACTATGTCAATAGTGGAGTCATTGATGTCACTTGTGTCAATGCCAAGCCCAAATAACAAGAAATCTAATAAGGGGTgtttttttgaattaaagttgATGAGAGAGAATAGCTTTAGTTCATGGGAAAAATGTGATGCCATGACACTTCAATGTGTGAATAAAAGATTAGAAGCAGTGGAAATTGCAATTGAAGATATTCTTGAAGGTGAATTAGAGTGTATTATACGACGTCTTATTAGGACTAGAGATTCCCTTTTGAATATACTCACCTATTAG